The window TCGCCCACCGACATCATCGGGAACAGCGCCAGGTGCTGGAACACCATGTTCACCGGCCGGCGGTTCGGCGGCACGCCGTTCATGGGCTGGCCGCCGATGTGGATCTGGCCCGAATCCGGCGCGAGGAAACCCGCGATCATGCGCAGCAGCGTGGTCTTGCCGCAGCCCGAAGGGCCGAGGATGGAGAAGAAGCTGCCGCGTTCGACCGTGAACGACAGGTCGCGCACGGCAACCTGGCCACCATAGATCTTGCCGACGTGGTCGGCCTGTAAGTCCGCTGGCACCGCGGCTTATTGCGCAGCTTTGATGCGATCGAGCACGCGGCCTTCGATGTCCTCGATGCCGGCCGGCACGGCGGGGTACCACTTCACGTTCTTCAGCGCGGCCTCGGGGAAACTCGCGGCGAACTGCGCCTTGAGCTTGGCATCGGCGAGTTGGTCCGCGCCCTTGGAAGCGGTGAAGTTACCGGCCGTGCCCGCCACCTTGGCGGCGATCTCCGGGCGCATGTTGAAGTTGATCCAGGCGTAAGCTGCGGCGTCGTTGCGGCCCTTGGCGGGAATCGCGAAGGTGTCGATCCAGCCGAGCGCGCCTGACTTGGGGGCGATGTACTGGATCTCGGGCTTCTCGCTGTTCAATTTCCAGCCGCCGGTGTCCCACATCATCGCGCCCACGACCTCACCCGCGCGCATGCCGTTGAGCAGCTGGTCCTTGTTGTCCCAGTAGAACTTCACGTTGGCCTTGCAGGCGGTGAGCGTCTTGCCCACGTCGTCCATCAGCGCGGCATAGGCCTTGGGGTCCTTGTACAGCGCGAACGGGTCCTTGCCCGAGGCAAAGGCAAAGGCCAAGAGCGTGGGCCGCTTCAGGCGCACGGCGACCTTGCCCTTGACGTCGGGCTTGCACAGGTCGGGGTAGTCGCTCATCTGCGCGAGCTTGGTATTGACGACGAGGCCGTCGGTGCCCCAGATGTGCGGCAGGCCGTAGACCTTGCCGTCCAGCGTGGTGTTGGCCTTGGTGGCGTCGAGCATCGACGGAATGAACAGCTCGGTCTTGACCTTGCTCAGGTCCATCGGCTTGTAGATGGCGAATTCCTGCTGCGGCCCGGTGATGCGGTCCTGCGAAGGCTGGGCGAGGTCGAAGCCGGCGCCGCCCGTGGCGCGCAGCTTGGAGATCATCTCCTCGTTGTTGGACAGCGTGATCTCCACGTCGATGCCGGTCTCCTTCTTGAACTGCGCCACGACTTCGGCCGGCACATAGTCGGCCCAGGTAATCAGGCGCAACTTCTGTTCCTGGGCCAGCAGCGGGCTGCTCATGACGGCGGCCAGGAGGCCGGTGGCGAGGACGAGACGGGACAGTTTCATGGAGGGCTTTCGGATGAACGGGTTGAGAACGCGGAGCAACTTTGATGCCGGATGAGGTGCCGCAGAACGGTGCGCAAAAGCATAGCGTGTGCGCATTTCATTTCCAAGTCAATCCGCTCAGCGTGCACCGGCCTTCGCAGCCATCCAGGCGGCGCGGCGCGCCAGGCTCTCGGCCGGCCAGACCTTGGAGGCCTGGTAATACGCCTCGAACGCCGGCACGTCCGTCGGCAACTGCACCCATGGCTGGCGCGAGGCGGTGAAGATGTGGATGTCGGGCGGCATCTGGCCGGGCTCGTCGAGCGTGCCCACGCGCACGAAACACACGGCGTCGCCCGCGCCCGCGTAATGGCTCCACACCGCGACACGGCACTGCGGGCAGCGCGCGATCATCTGCCCGTTGCCGCTGAAGGACGGCGTATGCACCAGCTCCACCGCACCCTGCAACAGCTTCACCCGGTCGGCTTCGATCATGGCGTTGAGCGCGAAAGCCGCACCCGTCTCGCGCTGGCACCAGCGGCAATGGCAGCAATGCACGAAGACGGGGCGCGTCGCCATGCGGTAACGCACGAAACGGCAGGTGCAGCCGCCATCGAAAGGCGGCTCATCGACGGCTCGCATGGGCAGGATTCCTCCGGGTGTATTTCTTGTTGCGCTGCGCAACGATTCTGCCGACACGTCCAGCCGCCCGCCCCCGCAGTTTCCCTTGCCTGCCCTGGCAGGATTCACGGCCCGCGTGGCTTCAACTCGTTGATGACCGCCTCGACGTCGTCGATGCCACGCACCAGTTGCTCCAGCGCCGCAGCCTGCTCCGGCCGGCGCACGCAGCCCTTGAGCCAGACCCAGCGGCGCTGGCCCTCGACCCAGATGCTGGTGTCGCCGAAACGCCCATCGGCCAGGATCGCCTTCTGCACGCGCGGAATGATTTCGGCGTCGTACAGGTAGGCGTTCGGCAGCCGGCAGCGGCCGGAACGGAAGCAGCTCGTGCCGCGTTCCGCGCGCCAATGCGCCTCGGCCTGCTGCTGCGCCAGCGTGATCAACGGGCCTGGCTCGGGCGGGCAATCCGCGATGGCGCTGGTGACCTGCAGGAAAGGGTCGTTGAAATGGTTGGCCGGTTGCTCCGGCGTGGTCTCGGCTTGCACGGCGCAGGCCAGGAAAACGAAGGTAAGCGCGAGCGCGCCAAGGTGTACAACAGGCATGGTCAATCCCGCAGGGGTTTTCGTCGCAGTATGCGCCGATATACTGTACAAATCACCAGAAATCCGGTCAACATCCGCACGCCCCGCGGCCGAATGACCCGCCCCATCCGTTCCGCACCCGCATGACGACTCCGCCCGCAACGGCCAAGGTGCCGCTTCCGCGCCGCATCGCCCACATCGACATGGACGCGTTCTACGCGTCCGTCGAGTTGCTGCGTTATCCGCAGCTCAAGGGCCTGCCGGTGGTGATCGGCGGCGGCCGGCGCAAGGTCGACGAAACCTTGTTGCAGACCCAGGGCGGGCGCAGCCTGGCGCAGATCCCGGTCGAGGCGTTTCCGCTGCTCAAGGACTATGTGGGCCGCGGCGTGATCACCACCGCCACCTATGCCGCGCGGCAGTTCGGCGTGGGCTCGGCCATGGGCCTGATGAAGGCGGCGAAGCTGTGCCCGCAGGCGGTCCTGCTGCCGGTGGACTTCGACGAGGTGCGGCGGTATTCGC of the Rhodoferax koreense genome contains:
- a CDS encoding extracellular solute-binding protein, with protein sequence MKLSRLVLATGLLAAVMSSPLLAQEQKLRLITWADYVPAEVVAQFKKETGIDVEITLSNNEEMISKLRATGGAGFDLAQPSQDRITGPQQEFAIYKPMDLSKVKTELFIPSMLDATKANTTLDGKVYGLPHIWGTDGLVVNTKLAQMSDYPDLCKPDVKGKVAVRLKRPTLLAFAFASGKDPFALYKDPKAYAALMDDVGKTLTACKANVKFYWDNKDQLLNGMRAGEVVGAMMWDTGGWKLNSEKPEIQYIAPKSGALGWIDTFAIPAKGRNDAAAYAWINFNMRPEIAAKVAGTAGNFTASKGADQLADAKLKAQFAASFPEAALKNVKWYPAVPAGIEDIEGRVLDRIKAAQ
- a CDS encoding GFA family protein, producing MRAVDEPPFDGGCTCRFVRYRMATRPVFVHCCHCRWCQRETGAAFALNAMIEADRVKLLQGAVELVHTPSFSGNGQMIARCPQCRVAVWSHYAGAGDAVCFVRVGTLDEPGQMPPDIHIFTASRQPWVQLPTDVPAFEAYYQASKVWPAESLARRAAWMAAKAGAR
- a CDS encoding BON domain-containing protein, with protein sequence MPVVHLGALALTFVFLACAVQAETTPEQPANHFNDPFLQVTSAIADCPPEPGPLITLAQQQAEAHWRAERGTSCFRSGRCRLPNAYLYDAEIIPRVQKAILADGRFGDTSIWVEGQRRWVWLKGCVRRPEQAAALEQLVRGIDDVEAVINELKPRGP